Genomic segment of Phycisphaerae bacterium:
GGTATTTGAAGTTGCATTTTTTGGTTTTCGGTCTTGAGAAACGGCGCAGCAATAAAAAGAACAACCGAGACCATTAGAATTATTAGCCCGTTTCTTAAGCACTGATAAGCAGCTTCATTGCGCAAATGCCGAGCCAAATTTACTTTCTCCTGCGCAGCAAGCGCAGCGATCTTAACTTCATCGTTATCTTTGGATTTTAGGACAAAATCTGTACCGTAACCGTACAGGGGAAGTGTCCTTAATGCACCAAGGGCAAGAACACCCCCCATGATTGTATACAGAACCGATAAACCCGAGATACTTGATACAAGTAGTTTTAGTGTCCCATTATCCAACATCTTTGAGTAATAACCACCAATCGAACCAAGAATCGTTAGTGCAATACTTATCGAAACCGTAAACTTGACGGTTTTTTCATCTATCGACTTTGCTCTTTCGTGCTCTTCCCTAAGACGTCTAGTTAGAGATTCTTCGTCAAGCTGATGATATAAACCATATTCTCCGTCTTTGTTGCCAATGCCCGGATACGCCGCTTTTCTCAGAATCCTTTTCGAATGAAAATAAAAAAATACAAATGGGAATAACTCCTCAAATAGTCGTTTCACATAAATATTCCTCATGAGTTACCTCGTGCGAGCCATTCCGCCACTGCCAAATCAATACACCTTTTGTCACTATTCAACCATCCCCACTCGCCTGTTGGATTGATTTCAAGGAATACAAAATCATCACCTGTTTCGAGCAGGTCTATGGCTCCAAAGGCTAATCCCAATTTTCTCACTAGATTTTTGCATGATTCCTTAACTTCTAACGGCAAGTCAAAATCTATATACTGCAATCTTTCTTTTGGCACCTTGCGCCAATCACCTTTAACAGGTATCCCGTCTTCCAAAATTCTTACTGCCCAGACATGATCACCAACCACCGTAATGCGACAATCGACTTTTGGCTCAATACACTGCTGAACAATTAAAGGCGCAGAGGCAATTGATTCATCGGTCAATTCGTTCACATCACATTCCGTAGTATATGTAAAAAGACAATCGTTTCCCTCACGTATTAGTACCGTATCTAGTGACTTCACTATCACTGGATTAGCCAACTGCTTTTTAAACTGTTCGCAATCGTTACCTACCAAAGTAGAAGGCACTTTAAAACCACACTGCCAAGCAACCATCAACTGATAAGGCTTACTCTCAGCTAGATATGTTGCTTGTGGCCAATTCATCCATCGAATACCCTCAAATATACTGAGCGCTCTCAGAAAAGCACTCCACTGAGACCGTAGTAATTGGTCTTCTGACGATAGAGGATTGGGTGGGGTGTTGCGGAGAAATACAGGTTGACGAAACCAGATGGCTCTGAGGGATTTGGATGTTCCTAGAAGCTCCCCATTTCGCACAACCGATAACGATGGCTTAACTGGATCAACTGTAAACCGATAATTAGGTAAATCTTCACGGTTTACACGTGCACAACTGATTTCTAAATCCTTCAGCCTGAGAACAACCATGTCAGCGGAAAAATCATATAAGCTTGTAAGTAATAAAACTTCAAAGCTCATTCGCCTTTTTGGTCCTCTCCTGTTTCTTGGTCACATTTTTTCGATACGGAATGAACTATAAACTCTTGGGTTCTTACCAATGGCAAACCCTGATGACACCAATAACCTTGCTCGTTGTCATACGTCGCCTCTTCGGGTAATTTAGGTGCTTCCGTAT
This window contains:
- a CDS encoding RimK-like protein; amino-acid sequence: MSFEVLLLTSLYDFSADMVVLRLKDLEISCARVNREDLPNYRFTVDPVKPSLSVVRNGELLGTSKSLRAIWFRQPVFLRNTPPNPLSSEDQLLRSQWSAFLRALSIFEGIRWMNWPQATYLAESKPYQLMVAWQCGFKVPSTLVGNDCEQFKKQLANPVIVKSLDTVLIREGNDCLFTYTTECDVNELTDESIASAPLIVQQCIEPKVDCRITVVGDHVWAVRILEDGIPVKGDWRKVPKERLQYIDFDLPLEVKESCKNLVRKLGLAFGAIDLLETGDDFVFLEINPTGEWGWLNSDKRCIDLAVAEWLARGNS